The genomic interval AAAGGAATATTTCAGCTAAAAATGCCGAAGAACTTCTTAGGGCCCAGATAAGAAGCCGGAAACTTCAGCAGAAGATAGCAGAATACGTAAAAAGCACAAGAGATAAGTTCTCAATAGAAAAGATAGAAGAAAACCTAAAATAGCAGAGAGATACCAATTTATTGACACCATTTATATAATGGAGGGCATTCTTATGCTACCTAAGCTTAGTGATAAACACATAAACCGAACTAAGATAATTGTTAGTCTAGGACCAGCTTCAAGAAAGAAAGAAATAGTTGAACAGATTACAGTTTGTGGAGCAGACGTTTTTAGAATGAACTTTTCTCATGGAACACATGATGACCACAAACTAAGTGTTTCACTGGTAAGGGATGCAGAAAAGAAATTCAATACTGTTCTAGGACTTATGGGAGATATCCAAGGACCAAAAATAAGGGTCGGAACAGGACTACAAGTTGATGTAAGTGACGGAGAAGAGATACTAATAACCAATAAAGCTAACTTTGATAAAGTTAAAGAAAACTGTCCTAAGAGTATATGGGTTGACTATGACTTAATAGTTCAGGAAATAAAGAAAGGTGACAAAGTCTTAATTGATGATGGAATGATTGAACTTACAGTGTCGGAAGTCTTTGATACTTACTTCATAGGTAAAACAGTTCACGGAGGAACAATAAAAGAGAGAAAAGGTGTAAATCTTCCATACACCAAACTTAGCATCTCATCAATAACAGAAAAAGATCTACGCGATATTCAGTTTTGTATAGACCACGACGTAGACTTACTAGCTATTTCATTTGTAAGAAACGCAAAGGACGTAAAGCAAGTGAAGGATATCCTTATAAGAAATAAGAAAATAATTCCAGTAATTTCTAAGATTGAAATGGTTGAGGCAGTAAATAACATAGATGAAATAATAGATGTCTCAGATGCTATAATAGTTGCTAGAGGAGATCTTGGAGTAGAATTTGGACTAAGCGAGGTAACAGTGGTTCAAAAAATGGTTGTTGAGAAGACAAGACTTGCCGGAAAACCAGTTATCGTAGCTACCCAAATGTTAGAATCTATGACTAAGAACATAAAGCCAACGAGAGCGGAAGTTGCTGATATAACAAACGCTATTCTTGACGGTGTAGATGGCCTTATGGTAACTGGTGAAACTGCAGCTGGTGAGTATCCAGTGGAAGTAGTAAAGACCCTAAAAAACATAATATCCACCGTTGAGAGCAGTGAAGAGTATAAAAAGCTATACAAGTTTTATGACTATCCTCAAACCAATGATCTTACAGAGTCAATAGCCTTCGCTGCAAGCCAAATCTCAAGAAAACTTGACACTAAGTTTATAGTCAACTTCACTCAAACTGGAGCCTCTTCAAAACAAATTGCAAAATTTAGACCTTCCTGTATCATCATCTCTCTCAGTCCTGAAGAAAGTACCTTAAGAAAGCTAAAACATGTCTGGGGAGTAATACCTGGTTTAGTCAAGCCAGCTAAATCCACAGATGAGATGCTGGAAATTGCAAAAAAACTAGTCAAGGACTATGTTTCAAAAGGTGACAATGTAGTAGTAACTTCAGGTGTTCCCGTAGGAGTTTCAGGAAGCACAAATATGCTGAAGGTTATTGAGTTCTAACAAGGTTAGGACTATAAGCTACAATCTTTTCCAAGATATTCCTAAAAGTAGGGCCTGCTGACAACCCCCCCTGCTTTAACTTCTTAGGATTAACAAGTATAACAACCCCAATTATTTTTGGATCGTCGTAAGGAACTATTCCCAGAAACACCGCATTGTACTTATCCTTATAATATCCCCCTTCTGGATTATATATCTGCCCCGTCCCTGTCTTACCTCCTACTCTCAGTCCTTCAATCTCCGCCATCTTACTAGTTCCATACTCCACACTTGCTCTCATATACTTCCTAACTTTCCTAGCCACTTCTGACGGAATAACCCTAAACTCTTCCGAATACCTCATAGTCTTACTACTACCATCCGATAACAATATCTCCTTAACAAGCTTAGGACGAATATTCATACCATCATTGGCTAAAATTAACCCTAACTTCAGCAATTGCATCCCCGTAACGCCTATCTCTTGTCCTATCCCTACCATATACTTTGAAACCCCGCTCCACTCATTGAAGATCCTAAGAATTCCTCTCTCCTCACCCGGTAACCCAACCAAAGTCTTCTCTCCAAATCCCAACCCTCTAAGGAAGAAAT from Brevinematia bacterium carries:
- the pyk gene encoding pyruvate kinase, encoding MLPKLSDKHINRTKIIVSLGPASRKKEIVEQITVCGADVFRMNFSHGTHDDHKLSVSLVRDAEKKFNTVLGLMGDIQGPKIRVGTGLQVDVSDGEEILITNKANFDKVKENCPKSIWVDYDLIVQEIKKGDKVLIDDGMIELTVSEVFDTYFIGKTVHGGTIKERKGVNLPYTKLSISSITEKDLRDIQFCIDHDVDLLAISFVRNAKDVKQVKDILIRNKKIIPVISKIEMVEAVNNIDEIIDVSDAIIVARGDLGVEFGLSEVTVVQKMVVEKTRLAGKPVIVATQMLESMTKNIKPTRAEVADITNAILDGVDGLMVTGETAAGEYPVEVVKTLKNIISTVESSEEYKKLYKFYDYPQTNDLTESIAFAASQISRKLDTKFIVNFTQTGASSKQIAKFRPSCIIISLSPEESTLRKLKHVWGVIPGLVKPAKSTDEMLEIAKKLVKDYVSKGDNVVVTSGVPVGVSGSTNMLKVIEF